Proteins from a single region of Hermetia illucens chromosome 3, iHerIll2.2.curated.20191125, whole genome shotgun sequence:
- the LOC119651583 gene encoding uncharacterized protein LOC119651583 isoform X2 yields the protein MRHLRWGSALMPFNRFLPPEYGDGIDTVRVSVDGSTLSSARFVSLLVHGSQESEAPVTLMIAQWGQLIDHDLTSTAQPRSVNGSVPRCCGTDDFHPSCLPIKVPLDDPWLAPLKVRCLEFLRSAPAQRRDCVLSWREQTNQATSYLDASPVYSSNARNSDNARVFRNGLLQFGRGNPEQDMCLRGTMSSSCIRPGDGRSGEQPGLMAMHHVWVGEHNRIALELSDLNPHWSDEKVYQETRRIVGALFQHITYREFLPLVVGREVCRLFELDLLNSGYFEDYDPEINPTVANSFGAAAFRFGHSLIQNTYMRCDKNHNFLDNNVPLHNENVNGDIGNPGSLHRLLRGLAAQKAQMRDEFITAELTNHLFQSGSFPFGLDLAAINIQRGRDHGIPPYTSWREPCGLTPIQNWHDFEKVVGIASAKRISHAYRSVHDIDLFVGGIAERPVIGGLVGPTFACIIAQQFSNLRKGDRFWYENPRFENSFTPAQLHSIRRVSLAQIICRTLGGGTLQPHIFIPHDIPGNERLPCGVGLLAPIDLLPWLEEDPFQQHRAPPSAPIQPSFQDHLPPQSSPAAPLFDTIDFIPNGSTGLQKQPVSDVHSNTSTTVSDKLDLKFPPRFTSTQPPKRNTANKPTTKKRKTSITKTRPTSSPNKKIQDFTTRRTVIINNIPVILRRSADPFSTEILDAETRSQDLDLLGANSTDRKKGHDTIHVHINRINRTSTFTTKNDTFKDRPEERHYANQETIYGTNTGQKVRVPRPSSEEYEIEINIRQTNNRRPGSSYYYGDFNSKYDNYDTVSTPFSYRPSTFRPTHEQFSDYRPYTKPPKIIYLDNQDDYTTTTTPAPNLLQTFLMAGQNAITDHFQKPGSIFHSNIFGGGGNSGTSSALSSSSSAANSLPISSAGFGNGPGGSTSHSNTNTHNIFNINIRPAGQNIDLSDSPISLPASSASYGLHSTSKLPPPLNYNQAKPNNPFSTNYPPYQSSPSYDAFPYRDYDRNRLTTSTPRRPYYRPTNSYYPRTKDASLLATPNKNLSSAVPSKDASDFSDYDLLSFSSKISDNASKSDDYYDDSETDLAAKFDKDGYLRPEHMILEILNHTDIDYNATLTKDTNKNDTNATSKDDFVLPALMETEAVTKQTKQNKTSYYDAIPRRPATEILAEDYDEIPLPKPRHKVQKNPPNLVPFAPLNVLTKPERPDNWVIFDEPKEQDLLPEIPVLNTGNPSFMELPKPITVRVRNGYSRKAG from the exons ATGAGACACTTACGATGGGGATCCGCCCTGATGCCATTTAATCGTTTCCTTCCCCCTGAATATGGTGATGGAATTGACACAGTTCGAGTTTCAGTGGACGGCAGTACCCTCTCGTCTGCCCGTTTTGTTAGCCTGCTAGTACATGGATCACAGGAAAGTGAAGCTCCTGTAACACTTATGATTGCTCAATGGGGACAATTGATTGATCATGACCTGACGTCAACAGCTCAACCCAG ATCAGTGAATGGTTCCGTTCCAAGGTGTTGCGGTACAGATGATTTTCATCCATCATGCTTGCCAATAAAAGTTCCTCTGGATGATCCATGGTTGGCTCCTCTCAAAGTTCGATGCCTAGAATTCCTGCGATCAGCGCCCGCTCAGAGACGGGATTGTGTGCTTTCATGGCGTGAACAAACGAATCAAGCTACATCCTATCTAGACGCCTCGCCTGTCTACTCCAGCAATGCTCGTAACTCAGATAATGCTAGAGTGTTCCGGAATGGATTGCTGCAATTCGGTCGTGGAAATCCAGAGCAAGATATGTGCCTACGTGGAACTATGAGCAGTAGTTGTATCCGTCCAGGCGATGGGCGAAGCGGAGAGCAGCCAGGTTTAATGGCAATGCATCATGTCTGGGTCGGAGAACACAATCGAATTGCACTAGAATTGAGTGATCTAAATCCCCACTGGAGCGATGAAAAAGTATATCAGGAAACCAGGCGAATTGTCGGAGCCCTATTCCAGCATATCACCTATCGTGAATTCCTACCTCTAGTTGTAGGTAGGGAAGTTTGCCGCCTTTTCGAGCTTGACCTGCTCAATTCAGGCTACTTCGAAGACTATGATCCCGAAATCAACCCTACAGTTGCCAATTCCTTCGGTGCAGCAGCATTCCGCTTTGGACATTCCCTGATTCAAAATACTTACATGCGATGTGACAAGAACCACAACTTTTTGGACAACA ACGTCCCTTTGCACAATGAAAACGTGAACGGTGATATCGGAAACCCCGGATCATTACATCGGCTGCTGAGAGGCTTAGCTGCCCAAAAAGCGCAAATGCGTGATGAGTTCATAACAGCCGAACTCACGAATCATCTATTCCAAAGTGGAA GTTTTCCTTTCGGACTCGATTTGGCCGCTATTAATATTCAACGTGGTCGCGATCATGGCATACCACCATATACAAGTTGGCGCGAACCGTGCGGATTGACGCCAATTCAAAATTGGCACGATTTTGAAAAGGTGGTCGGAATTGCCTCAGCAAAACGTATAAGTCACGCCTATCGTAGTGTCCATGACATAGATCTTTTTGTTGGCGGAATTGCTGAAAGGCCAGTAATTGGGGGTCTTGTTGGACCAACATTCGCATGTATCATAGCTCAACAATTTAGTAATTTACGTAAAGGCGATCGATTTTGGTACGAGAATCCAAGATTCGAAAACTCATTCACGCCTGCCCAGCTTCATTCTATTCGGAGGGTCTCTTTGGCGCAAATAATCTGTAGAACTCTTGGTGGTGGAACTTTGCAGCCGCATATTTTTATACCGCATGACATCCCTGGAAATGAGCGTCTTCCTTGTGGAGTCGGCCTCCTAGCTCCGATTGATTTGCTTCCCTGGCTAGAAGAAGATCCTTTCCAGCAGCATAGAGCCCCACCTTCAGCTCCTATACAACCCAGTTTCCAAGATCATCTACCACCACAAAGTTCCCCTGCTGCTCCGCTTTTCGACACCATTGACTTTATACCGAACGGATCTACTGGACTACAAAAACAACCCGTATCCGACGTACATTCTAATACTAGTACTACAGTTAGTGACAAACTGGACTTGAAATTCCCGCCAAGGTTCACCTCAACCCAACCACCAAAACGAAATACAGCTAACAAACCCACGACAAAAAAACGAAAGACGTCGATAACAAAAACTAGACCGACTAGTTCAcccaataaaaaaatacaaGACTTTACAACTAGACGAACGGTAATCATAAACAACATTCCAGTTATTCTAAGGCGGAGCGCAGATCCTTTCTCGACAGAAATACTTGACGCCGAAACGAGAAGTCAGGACTTGGATTTACTAGGAGCGAACAGTACAGACAGAAAGAAAGGACATGATACGATTCACGTTCACATTAACCGCATAAACAGAACAAGTACATTTACAACGAAAAATGATACATTCAAAGACCGACCCGAAGAAAGACACTACGCGAACCAAGAGACAATTTACGGGACAAACACCGGACAGAAAGTACGTGTACCGAGACCAAGCTCTGAAGAGTATGAAATAGAAATAAACATTCGACAAACAAACAACAGACGACCAGGTTCATCATACTATTACGGGGACTTTAACTCGAAATACGACAACTATGATACGGTTTCGACTCCATTTAGTTATAGACCGAGTACATTTAGACCGACGCACGAACAGTTTTCTGACTATCGTCCTTACACAAAACCACCTAAGATTATCTACCTAGACAACCAAGACGACTATACTACGACTACGACTCCTGCTCCTAACTTACTTCAGACTTTCTTGATGGCTGGACAGAATGCAATAACCGATCATTTTCAGAAACCTGGTTCTATCTTTCATAGTAACATATTTGGTGGAGGCGGAAACAGCGGCACCAGTAGTGCTCTAAGTAGTAGCAGCAGCGCTGCAAATAGCCTTCCTATTAGTAGCGCCGGCTTTGGCAATGGACCTGGGGGTAGCACGAGCCACAGTAATACCAATACTCATAACATCTTCAATATTAACATTCGTCCTGCTGGGCAAAACATTGACTTGTCTGATTCTCCTATTTCACTACCTGCATCTTCTGCTTCCTATGGCTTACATTCTACTTCAAAACTCCCACCGCCGCTAAATTATAACCAGGCTAAACCGAATAATCCTTTCTCTACAAACTATCCGCCTTATCAATCTTCGCCTTCATACGATGCTTTTCCTTATCGTGACTATGATCGCAATCGCTTGACTACATCAACGCCTAGACGACCTTACTATCGACCAACGAATTCTTACTATCCACGGACTAAAGACGCTTCGCTTCTCGCTACACCTAACAAAAATCTATCATCTGCTGTTCCCTCTAAAGATGCTTCAGACTTTTCCGACTATGACTTACTTTCCTTCTCTTCCAAAATTTCTGATAACGCTTCCAAGTCTGACGACTACTATGACGACTCAGAAACTGACCTTGCTGCCAAATTTGACAAAGACGGTTACTTACGACCTGAACATATGATACTCGAAATTCTCAATCACACGGACATTGATTATAACGCAACCTTAACAAAAGACACAAACAAAAATGATACAAACGCAACGAGTAAGGACGACTTTGTACTGCCTGCACTAATGGAAACGGAAGCTGTGACAAAACAGACTAAACAGAACAAAACTTCTTACTATGACGCTATACCAAGACGACCAGCCACTGAAATACTCGCGGAAGACTATGACGAAATACCGCTACCGAAACCTCGACATAAAGTACAGAAAAATCCTCCAAACCTTGTCCCTTTTGCTCCTTTGAATGTCCTGACAAAGCCTGAAAG GCCTGATAATTGGGTGATTTTCGATGAACCAAAGGAACAAGATCTTCTACCAGAAATACCAGTCCTGAATACAGGGAATCCGTCCTTTATGGAGCTTCCGAAACCTATAACGGTTCGCGTACGGAATGGATATAGTCG